The DNA region TAGTACTCATGTCAAGCAGCTAGGGTTCAGACAACTGATCAGAaacccaccccctctccccaagaATTATGCCTACAAAGGGATGACTTCTAGACTGAGACGTAGCAAGGTGATTTGATTCCGGGAGTTCAGTTCAAACTTACCTACTGACCTCCCCAACAACGTTGAGAGTCATATTTATTTCAACCAGGAGGACTGAGAATGTGTGCTTCTCATGAACTTGCTCAGAGAGATTTTGCTATGAGAAAGTGGTAAAGTCATATGGAATGTCTTCTACAGCTTTTAAGAGACTCTCCAGTGCAGTTTTTTCCTGGTGCTTTGTGTGGAACCAGTATTTTGTTGTTCAGAGACAGGAACAGAACTGTTATGTCCTATTCAAGATCAATCTGATCCAGGTGCTCCAGATTCAGGTAGAATTCATACAAATTCACTGTCAGTTAAGTGTAACAACATCTTGAGACATGGCTTTATCCCACATTTGTAGGGTTTCCTGAGACAGCAGAATGATTTTGTTTTTCCGCAAACTGATATAGAATACAGTGACTTGACTCTCTGAATTAAGACCAATTTCAGGGATGCAAGTTCTTCAAAGGGTTCCCTCAGACAGTTGCTCAAGCAGCAGACTGAAGGTCAGGATCTCAATCATGTGTGTGTCTGAAGTACGTGAGAATGGTAGGAAGTACAGCTGTTTCTAGTATATATGATTGGGTGTGAATGGTCTTTTCAATGCTGACCTGTGTTTATATGGTTCTTGGCCAATTTCACTGAGCACTGCTTCTCTTTGTGGAAGTGGTCAAGAGCAGTTCCATAACTTGAGATATTTGCTAATGAAGATTAGGAGTTCCGAATGCGGTTTGCAGGCAGCTGAAAGAACTGGAGGTGCCTAGGTTCCACTGCAGGAGCTGGTATGCGTTACTCGGAAAACAATTAGGAATTTGAGTTTTTGGAGTTCCTGCCTTTGCTGCAAGCTGAAGTACAGACCCAAAGGTAGAACACAGACAGGTCCCACAAGTATCTGGCTCAACTGTCCCTCTATTGAATTGTTTACTTCTAGAGAGTGTTTTCAATGATTTACCTAATCACAACCTACACTTTTTCTATGCTCATTTCAAAATCAAACCTTTAAACTGTCAACCAGGTATGTGGGGTCTACTGTCAGTCTAGCTTTTACTTGACCTCTTCATTGGTCAAAACACGCTAAACTGGTTCAAGAAGTAATTTTAAAGATAAGTGCTATATGTACCTGAAGACCATGAAGCATCTGCTGAGTTCTCTTATTCCATCTTCTTTCTTCTTGATCTTGATCACCCCCCGTACCATCTTCTTCCTGTAGCCAACAAAAAATTCACACTTAAAAACACTTGTAGGCTTAGGTtaatatttacacacacaaagtTTGAAATGAAATCCATGTTTCTAGAGTTGTTTTCAAGCACTTCTCTCTCAAGACAATCAAGAATTTGCTGGAAGGTCACGATGGCTTGACTTAAAAGGGATGAAGAAGAATGGCAGCACATACAAGGAAACTGGATATCCCAGTGGGACTAAAAATAATTGACAAAAGGTTGCTTGCCTGCCCTTAGTGTATGTTAAAgatatgtttacacagcaattaaacacctgatGCTGACCCGTGTCCAGTGATGCGGGTTTTTGCTGCAGAATTGtcatgtagaccaggggtcgtcaacctttcagaagtggtgtgccgagtcttcatttattcaccctaatttaaggtttcgcatgccagtgatacgttttaacatttttagaaggtctctttctataggtctataatgtataattaaactattgttctatataaagtaaataaggtttttaaaatatttaagaagcttcacttaaaaattaaattaaaatgcagaggcccccggactggtggccaggacccagccagtgagagtgccactgaaaatcagcttgcgtgccgccttcggcacgcgtgccatatgTTGCCTACTCTGATGTAGACATTCAGATTCTTGGAATCCCATGCAACAGGCATAGAAAAGTGATCTGCTCAAAGCTACAGAGGAAATCTATGGCACCACTGAGACTAGAACTTCTCTCTCTCAGTGCCCATTCCTGCACTTCATGAGCATCGTACCTCTCCTTATGGAGAGTAAGCTCAACTTTTAAAGGAAATGTTATACATTCTAAAAAGAAGCACTTTCTGAAACACTGAAAATGCTAGGTAAGATTGCAAGCCAAATCCCATCTGCTTTAGTAATCTTCaaatatttaatttccttttgcTTCAATTAACACTGTTCAAAGCAGGATGAAAACTAATTTACAGGCTGATTTGTGGCTTTCCTACTGTCCCACCATCATTGTGTTTAAGCAAAAAAAAGCCACTGCCAATTGGCAAACCCAGGAATTGCAAGCTTAAGGAGATGTCCTTATTCCTAGAACTCTGATGTGATAGTTATGGGTTTTCAAAACTACATTTTGGTGCCTGTCTGATCCTTTTCATTGTACCACACTAAGTTATATATACATTATTCCTCAGTGCATGCACATGGCTTTTTTACATGACCACAGTCCTATGTAGACAACATTGTCAGTTTAAAACCTACACTGCAAAGAAGTATCTTCACCTAGGCCATTCatgccttattttttaaaattcctattACATTAACACTCAAGAGGCCACATCAAGATCAGGGATCCTTTTCAAAcacaagttacaatctttgttccaaagaatttacagtctaagaaTGAATTTAATTAGTCACGTATACTCTGTTTACTTTTAGATTTTCTCTCAGCTTGTGCAATGGAAATCATTTAAGTCAGTTTCAAGACCATTATTATGTGGCGTTTGAAACACAAATGTTACAACAGAGTGCTTAAAATTCTACAAAAGAACTTTAgatttgtgaaaatatttaacttgatcttaaacttttttttgtaaaaaacttGTTTTTACAAAATTGATCAACATTTAAAATCTGATAACACCTCCTGAAGTTCAAAACGTAACACGTATAGCTGTTAACTGTATGTTAAGTACAGTGAATACCTCTCCAATCAGCTGAGCAGCTCATCAAGTCAAGCATGCAATCAGGAGTGTTCTCCATCTCTCAAAGTTCTACCCTTTGTCTCACTCCCCAAGTAACCAGAAAATGCTTCCTTAGCTGAAACAGTTTAAGGGATGTCACAAGTAAAGTGATGGCAGTAAAAATATcttcaggaaccccactgactaTTTCCTGTGTAAAATCTATAGACTGATCCTCAAGAGCTCATgcctacctcctcctcctcttcctcttccttctctttttccttctccttctctttttctGGCAGAAGTTCCAGCTCTGGTATTAGTTGGCAGATATTTTGAGGCTCTTCTGGTGGCATTTCTACAGGTGGCATTTCCAACTGTTGTAATTGCTGAGGCTTTGAGAACACACAAGATATTAAAGTTAAATGGGAATTAACATGAAGATTTCAGCTACTGCAACTTTTAGGACTGAAAATCTTAAATATACGATTTGGCATCTTTATAATCCCACAAAATTAAACTTAATCCAAGTTTCTAATTTTCAGACACTTGCTACAAATAATCCAAGTGTTCTTTGCAAAGAAATACCACATTTATTTTCCTTAGCTCCCCATAAATACCTCTAATTTAGATTCCATTAAACCTAGAAATTCTAATAAAATATTAGTAACAAGTCTGTTTCCCAAGAAGTTGGTTTAGTACAACATCCTGGGAACTGATCTTACTACAGAGAAATATGGTGTACTTTGGATTAGATATAGTTTTAAGATCGCCCAGATAGCCAGATGCATTGTTGAATAAACCCCATTGTCAACTGATTGGGGAAATGCCTCTTCAATGCATTAAAACCTACGGTGGCATCCTCTGTGGGATAAGAGTGAGGACACTGGTATGAAGGCACTAGCtaatattttcagaagtgacttacaAATACGGTACTGAAGACCCCATTCCCCACAGATCGTGGAGAACTGGAAACACACTGCTTGCTAAACACTGAAACAGAGGTATCCAAGTTGTTAAGTGCTCCCCATCCTTATAAATGAAGGGTGAAAACAGACAATTGAGGTTCTTCTTGCCAAAAGAGTCTGCCAACAAGCAATTCTTTACACCAAGATAGACAGCAGCACAAGCAATACTGTAACTGTGTGTTGCATTGAATTATATCATGATGAAACCTGCATTAAATTACATCATCTATTGAGTGGTTATAGAAGCAACTCTCATTGTAAGAAGTATTCCAAACATGTTAACAAATGCATTGGGACATTCTCTTTCCTTTAAATGTAAGAGCTTAGCATAGCACTAGCTTTTCCCATATAGACCTTTTTACCATGACCTTACTGTTTTGGGGCTGGTTTTATTTTTACTCAAATTCTGTAGGACATGGTCTCAGAACCACCTTGATATGTTTCTGTGGGGTGGGAGTTGGGAGAATTGCTTTGAGGATTTGTAGCAGAGACTAATACCATTTCCTTCCCACCAGAGAACGTTATCTGTTTCTGGATAAAGGGATGCTACAGGCTCTCTTTACAGAGCATATAGTCACCACTCCTGTGTAACTCACATCTTCACTATAATCTTACTCACAGGTAATACAGGCTCTGGTTCCACTTGCTGAGCCTTGCGCTTCACGCCTGTTTGAGGTGGTGGGGGTGGCATGACAGATTCATCCAAGTTGGTTCTGCTGCCTTCCATCATTGATTCCTGTAGGCGGCTTGGCTCTTCCAAGATAGGTTCATCTATATTTTGTGATattcaatatattttataaatagatATTTTGATTCCATTGTATATATAGTTTATAAATAATCATGTCACTTCTTAAACTCACACCAATCAACTCACAGCACCTCCAGAGTTTACAACAATTAGGTCCATATTTTCActcacacagtttttgtactgatttaattaaaattgACGCAAAAGtcaatttagttaaatcagtgctaATGTGTGTACAGACCAGCCCTTAGTGCCCATTTAATCCACTGGACACAGCCGTCTCATGTAAGTCTGCTATACTTAGAAAAGATCTACCAACAAAGGAGTTACTGACCGTAGCAAGCTATACAATGAGTAATTTCAAAGCCCTGCGCTATATAACCTAGGTAAATGTTTCCCCTCTAGTAATTTAATATAAAGGACAAATCCAAATGAAAATTAAGCTTTGAAAGGAAGTAGAGCATGTTTAATGAGTTACAAACCAATAACATctcgctgttgctgctgctgctgctgcggttCCTCTCTGGGCACTTCTGGGTTTTCAAAGTCTTTAAGGAACTCATCCAAGTTATCAGCTTCTCCACCTTTCCTCCTCTTTCTGAGGTCTTCTGGTACAAGAGGTGTAAGACAGCGAGTAAAAAGCTGTAAGAAAAAACAATCACTCCTGTAGACTAATAGTTCTCTGATCTGTAGTTAAACACACAATTTTTCACATTATATTTGTTGCAGAGATGGACTTCTCGTTATGTGCCCTTGTTCTAAAAAGCTTCTTTCCTTGAATGTTAAGAAATTGTTACATATCAGCAGGCTTGGCcgaatccaattttttttttttatagcttcGACTAATACAGATGTtcctttttaagcatttttaaaattttatcgATTTAAATTTTTCAGTTATGCAAAATCATAGTGGCCAGACTATACCTATTTAATGAAAGTACATGTTAAGAGTCAAAAAGGTAAAGATTAATAATAGTCTAATCAAATTGTCAGCATATATCGaaacaaagtaaatagccttaaatcaaactaagtGGTCACACAACACTTTTCTTACTTTCACTATCTGCAAATTTCAGtcagatgaaaatatttttttcttggctTGTGTGGGTGGCGAAAAACACTACTGATTGACATTTACtgttaaaaatctaatcctttccaGCCTACATATCAGTGACTGAACTACATGCAGACTCCAGAAGTTTGTTTTCAGTTGAAGCAAGTTTTCAAAAATGTACTATTTACCAGATGCTGCTAATGCACATTTTTGCTTGCTATATAAGCTTTCAGCCTCACCCACATGATCAGTTCTTAatgtaattcatttaaaaataaaccttcagAAATCTGTATTACCTTCAATAGCCTGTTGTTCCACAAAGGCtgagcaggcagagagaaaagtTTTTCAACTCCTCCCGTCTCTTTCCACATCATCAATTTCTTAGTGGGAGGTGCTAAGGTCCAAAGTAGTGACAAATATCAGAGTAGTCACTTAATTGGGCTCATAGTCTTGCTATCCAGCTCTTTCACACTGTCTACAATcagttttctcttcctctttgcttTGGTTTCCTTGACTGTTGAAGACAAGAGAGAGGAAAACAGAGACTTGATACTATGTTACAGTAAAAATCCTACAGGCTCCTAAGAATTCCCTAAATTTAAGACAGTAAAATTTCTTAACTTATTTGGTGGCAGCACTAAATATTTGTATAGTGCTTTTAAGATGTGAACTGATATTAGCTTTTAATGTTACCAATACTGTAAACAAGTAAATACCAGTCATTTTGCTAGCAACTCAACTATGCTACTATCCATTTTGACCAGAGAAACAAGGAGTATGTTTAGTAATAATGACTAACTTAGACtaacaatatttattttccctCACGTCAGCATGAGTTGCTTCTTATACACGCCAGACAGCGATGTCCTAAATATAATTTTAGTAtgcagattttaatttgtttcaggAAGAACATGCCTGATTTACATACAACGTTATTAGATAACTAGACAAAAAAACGTCAGGTTCTGCCTTAGCAAGGTTGATTTCCAATATGTTCGACTGCATTGTATATGCTCCAAGCAAGACAGCTGATCGTGAATTTCGTGGGAAAGTAAGAACAAAATTCCTGTTCTGAAAAgaaatgacacacacacaaacaccacacacACCACTAAACTGAGTTAGCAATAATACCAAGAGATTCAGTTCTATTCCACTAAACTCAAGGTTTTCCTAGATCAAAAGGGTCTCAAATATTTCAATTAAGTGTTCTCAAATGGCTTACTTACCAGTGATGTCAATAGGTTCCAAAGCAAAGCTCCTTCTTTCATTTGGAACCAGTGTTGTTTGATCAGTCATAGTTGGTAATGGTTCAACTGGATCTACTGAGTCTGGGCTGTCTGGTCCACCCactaccaaacaaaacaaaagttaaaCATCTTGGACTCAGTTGGAACACAAAGAAAACACCACAATATATCAACAGATTCAACACAAGCTTTTATAAACTTCAGTCGACAACGTGTTTTATTATGAAACTAAACAATTCCTAGTGATAGTTTAAAAATGAACTTAGTCCTAGATTAAATACTCACTTGATACGTTATCATCATCATCCAGATCATCATGGGGAGGCTGTTCTGGCATCATTACCCCACCTTCTGAGAGAGCAGGTGGGTCATCAAAGATGCCTCCATCATTATTACTAAGAAGTTTGTCATCTGAAATAGCAACAGAAGAATCAGTTGTGTTAGTGtgcataaacaaaccaaaaaaaccccaagtaATCAAAATGTTGTACACTTATAACAGCACAGGACACTAAAGTACTACAGATATACAAactatttgaatttttttgtagCAGTCATGCTccgtcaaaggaaaaaaaatgtgttttttttaaagtgaaatccaaacaaacaaacatacaatatTAAGTCAAGTTAGTTATCACACTTGTGTCTGTTTTATTAGTATGCTGTTACGTTCTGACTACCCATTTATACTTAATGTTTGCATGTTGCATGCAAAGCTTAAGTCTGTCATGCAAGAATtccacaggatttttttaaagttcagggATCATATTAAAAGGAGCCAACATTTAACAGTCTCACTGTATAATTTTAATCCCTACCAAGGAAGTCAGAGGGGTTTTAAATGAGGCAGAAGATTCACATACTAGTTTCTCTTCCAAGCCTCACACGTACAGTGGAGTGCCTTGAATTTGGGGAAGTGATTTAATTCAACTgcgtattttaaaataaaatagtttataCTGGGATAATAattagacactgtacaaacaacaacaaaacatgaCCCTTGCCCCAGACAGCTTACAATTTAGACAGAAGACAAGGGACAGTTAACAAAACCCAGCTGCTACACTAAATTTCTCAAACATACCCAATATTCCTCCATCATTTCCTTCTCCAAAATTGTCATCCTTGTATTGGTCTTCATATTCCAGGTGGTTAGCTTTCTCGTTAAGATGACTGGTGCTCTGTTCAGGCT from Gopherus evgoodei ecotype Sinaloan lineage chromosome 2, rGopEvg1_v1.p, whole genome shotgun sequence includes:
- the RAD21 gene encoding LOW QUALITY PROTEIN: double-strand-break repair protein rad21 homolog (The sequence of the model RefSeq protein was modified relative to this genomic sequence to represent the inferred CDS: inserted 1 base in 1 codon; substituted 2 bases at 2 genomic stop codons), which gives rise to MFYAHFVLSKRGPLAKIWLAAHWDKKLTKAHVFECNLESSVESIISPKVKMALRTSGHLLLGVVRIYHRKAKYLLADCNEAFIKIKMAFRPGVVDLPEENREAAYNAITLPEEFHDFDQPLPDLDDIDVAQQFSLNQSRVEEITMREEVGNISXLQDNDFGDFGMDDREMMREGSAFEDDMLVSTSASNLLLEPEQSTSHLNEKANHLEYEDQYKDDNFGEGNDGGILDDKLLSNNDGGIFDDPPALSEGGVMMPEQPPHDDLDDDDNVSMGGPDSPDSVDPVEPLPTMTDQTTLVPNERRSFALEPIDITVKETKAKRKRKLIVDSVKELDSKTMSPIKXLLXYLSLLWTLAPPTKKLMMWKETGGVEKLFSLPAQPLWNNRLLKLFTRCLTPLVPEDLRKRRKGGEADNLDEFLKDFENPEVPREEPQQQQQQQRDVIDEPILEEPSRLQESMMEGSRTNLDESVMPPPPPQTGVKRKAQQVEPEPVLPPQQLQQLEMPPVEMPPEEPQNICQLIPELELLPEKEKEKEKEKEEEEEEEEEDGTGGDQDQEERRWNKRTQQMLHGLQRALAKTGAESISLLELCRNTNRKQAAAKFYSFLVLKKQQAIELTQEEPYSDIIATPGPRFHII